One Panicum virgatum strain AP13 chromosome 3N, P.virgatum_v5, whole genome shotgun sequence DNA segment encodes these proteins:
- the LOC120667106 gene encoding putative 12-oxophytodienoate reductase 5, whose translation MEAAIPLLTPYKMGDFELSHRVVMAPLTRQRSYGNVPQPHAAVYYSQRATKGGFMITEATGVSDTAQGYADTPGIWTAEQVGAWRPIVDAVHAKGAVFFCQLWHVGRVSTTAFQPGGAAPVSSTDRAVPPQRSFDGRMEEFSAPRRLEAREIPAVVDDFRRAARNALDAGFDGVEIHGANGYIIEQFLKDSANDRADEYGGSLERRCRFALEVVQAVAGEVGARRVGVRLSPFTDYMDCHDSDPEALASYLVGKLSAVGVLYCHMIEPRMALVDGRRQIPHRLLPYRKAFRGTFIAAGGYDRAEGNKVVGEGYTDLVSFGRLFLANPDLPRRFELPDAPLNKYDRTTFYTSDPVVGYTDYPFLDDVVHAA comes from the coding sequence ATGGAGGCGGCCATTCCTCTGCTGACGCCGTACAAGATGGGCGACTTCGAGCTCTCGCACCGGGTGGTGATGGCGCCGCTGACGAGGCAGCGCTCCTACGGCAACGTGCCGCAGCCGCACGCCGCCGTCTACTACTCGCAGCGCGCCACCAAGGGCGGCTTCATGATCACCGAGGCCACGGGCGTCTCCGACACGGCGCAGGGCTACGCCGACACCCCCGGCATCTGGACGGCCGAGCAGGTGGGCGCCTGGCGCCCCATCGTCGACGCCGTCCACGCCAAGGGCGCCGTCTTCTTCTGCCAGCTCTGGCACGTCGGCCGCGTCTCCACCACCGCGTTCcagcccggcggcgcggcgcccgtCTCCAGCACCgaccgcgcggtgccgccgcagAGGAGCTTCGACGGCCGCATGGAGGAGTtctccgcgccgcggcggctcgAGGCGCGCGAGATCCCCGCCGTCGTGGACGActtccgccgcgccgcgcggaaCGCCCTCGACGCCGGGTTCGACGGCGTCGAGATCCACGGCGCCAACGGCTACATCATCGAGCAGTTCCTCAAGGACAGCGCCAACGACCGCGCCGACGAGTACGGCGGCAGCCTCGAGCGGCGCTGCCGCTTCGCGCTCGAGGTCGTCcaggccgtcgccggcgaggtcggcgcGCGCCGCGTCGGGGTCCGCCTCTCGCCCTTCACGGACTACATGGACTGCCACGACTCCGACCCGGAGGCCCTGGCGAGCTACCTCGTCGGCAAGCTCAGCGCCGTCGGCGTGCTCTACTGCCACATGATCGAGCCCCGGATGGCGCTGGTGGACGGGCGGCGGCAGATCCCGCACCGGCTGCTGCCGTACCGGAAGGCGTTCCGGGGCACCTTCATCGCCGCCGGCGGGTACGACAGGGCGGAGGGGAACAAGGTGGTGGGCGAGGGGTACACGGACCTGGTGTCCTTCGGCCGGCTGTTCCTGGCGAACCCGGACCTCCCCAGGAGGTTCGAGCTCCCCGACGCGCCGCTCAACAAGTACGACCGCACCACCTTCTACACCTCCGACCCCGTCGTCGGCTACACCGACTACCCGTTCCTCGACGACGTCGTCCACGCCGCCTGA